Part of the SAR324 cluster bacterium genome, GCCCCTTGGTGCTTCGGGAAGACTTGATAACGACCTCTGGATCAAATGTGAATATGTCGAGTTGAAAGACAAATATCGGGTTACACATCTGCACCACCGGTCAGAGCCAAACTTTCCTGATTTCATGCCGGTACACCTGTCACCGCGATTTAAAGTCTATGTTCGGGATTGAAGCCTGTCGGAAGGATTGCGGCTAGCTGCAACGTGATATTTTTGAAATAATTCAACACTTTACTTGAGGCTGGAAATGGACCTTGAATGGAGCGAAGGGCATCTCGAGCGCTTCTACAATTTGCGTGAAAACTACTCGGAACATTTCGATGAAGAACGAGCCAAAGAAATTGCGAAGTGGCTAAAAGATCATCAAGAAGCAGTCTATCTCGATAAGCTGCTTGAAGAGGGGCTGTCTCATGAAGAGGCTTGGAAAATTGCTAGTAAGACCACCTACTCGGGTGTTTCCGTAGATGAACTGACAGAAACCCAGTTAGAGCGCTATCAGAAGTTGAGAGAGGAATACTTCAGCGAAGCAGATGCGTTGGATATTGTGGTGCTGTTCACTGATGAACAGAAACAGCGCTATCTTGAATTACTTGAAAACGCCTTTGGGCCCGATGACGCTTGGGGTATGGCCTCAAATTATGAACCTGATGAAGAAGATGACGATGAGCAATCAATACCAGATGGTTACAGTGGTGAGGGCTTTCTTGAGACTTTAGAAGAAATCCAATACGAGTTGAACCAAGCCCAAACTGCTCGGTCTCTTTGCAGACGCTACGGACGAAATAGCAAAGAAAAACAGGAGCAACTTATCGAGTATGACCAGCGTATCGATCGCTTGGAACACTTGCTCAAGAATTTTGAGAACACCGTTAGTTCTGACGTGGAGGCCTGATATTCCAGCCCCAAACCAGTCAATGAGACTTCGAAAATAACACTGAGTTTCATCTCAAACCTTTGGAGTGAAATGGATCCCATCAACCCCTTGTACCTATCAACATTTCTGGACGTAGGAACTGACTGGTCTGAACAACCCGAGGAGTTTGCTATTATTTCTGCATACGCCACAACTGGAGAAAAATGGTCTGAAGAAAGAAACCAGCAGGCAGATGATCGGTTATATCAGTGGCTGTTGGAGAAGGGGGTCTGGTTGAGAAGGGTTACCGGCTATGCCCCTGACACTGGTCATAATGAACCGTGTTGGGCAACAGCCATCTCTTTTTTTTTTTTTTTTAATATTGGAGAAGAGTTCCTGCAAGACGCAATTTACTATGTTGAAGGGGACCATCTATATGTGAGTCACTGTGATTCAAGACGCGTCAAGACCCCAATTAGTAATTTCTCTTTGGAAATACGTCCGAGAGGGTGTACTAGCACGCTTGAGAGCAAGCTAAACCCAGACGTCATTGTCAGCAGTCAACTCACCTCCAGCATCGCCTGTGTTGACCACTGCTTTTGGTTCAACTAGCAACACCTTGCACTCTTCATCAGCGAAGGGCTTGTGTTCCTCTCCACGGGGAACCACGATCATCTCCCCCTCACTCAATTGAACCTTCCGATCTCTGAATTCAATTCCCATGGAACCCTCTAGCACAATGAAAGTTTCATCAGTATCGGCGTGATTGTGCCAAGTGAACTCACCTTTGATCTTCACCAGCTTGAACTGGTAGTCATTCAT contains:
- a CDS encoding cupin domain-containing protein: MNDYQFKLVKIKGEFTWHNHADTDETFIVLEGSMGIEFRDRKVQLSEGEMIVVPRGEEHKPFADEECKVLLVEPKAVVNTGDAGGELTADNDVWV